A window of the Sphingobium sp. CAP-1 genome harbors these coding sequences:
- a CDS encoding S41 family peptidase, translating to MTYKVARMALLVGALAMMTACGGGGDSAGGTGGSPTPTPTPTPSSACSLRERQDWAAATLREWYLFPDTLPASLSPAPYTSVESYIDALTGVARSQGRDRYFTYLTSIAEEDAYYDSGSSAGLGVRFATDPTQTRLFVIEAFENGAALDAGIDRGAEIMAIGTTAANLQNVSSLFAAGGADAVVNALGPDTAGTTRLLRVSDAVGIRNISVTKKAFDLMPVSSRYGARIIDDGGRRVGYVNLRSFIHPADQPLRDAFAMFKAQGVTDIILDLRYNGGGLVSTSELLGDLLGADRASTDIFSRLSFRPEKSAENETKYFAAQSQSVAPTRIAFIGSGATASASELIINAFIPYLDARAALIGANSYGKPVGQIAVDRPACDDRLRVVAFATQNSAGNADYYGGLATSMKATCQAVDDIRYPLGDPREASVRQALDFIAGRSCTPIGSASSGASASTASARVGAPASAARVLLAPARPSPAQKEVPGLF from the coding sequence ATGACATATAAAGTTGCGCGGATGGCGTTGCTGGTCGGGGCGCTGGCGATGATGACGGCTTGCGGCGGGGGTGGGGACAGTGCGGGCGGCACGGGTGGTTCGCCGACCCCGACTCCCACGCCGACCCCGTCGTCAGCCTGTTCCTTGCGAGAGCGGCAGGATTGGGCGGCCGCGACCCTGCGGGAATGGTATCTTTTTCCCGATACATTGCCGGCATCCCTCAGTCCCGCGCCCTACACCAGCGTCGAATCCTATATCGATGCGCTGACCGGGGTTGCACGGTCGCAGGGAAGGGACCGTTATTTCACCTATCTCACCTCCATCGCCGAGGAGGACGCCTATTATGATTCCGGCTCCAGCGCCGGTCTGGGCGTGCGATTTGCTACCGATCCTACCCAGACCCGGCTTTTCGTGATCGAAGCCTTTGAAAATGGCGCCGCCCTTGACGCCGGCATCGATCGGGGCGCGGAAATCATGGCCATCGGCACGACGGCGGCCAATCTGCAAAATGTTTCATCGCTGTTCGCGGCGGGCGGAGCCGATGCGGTGGTGAACGCGCTTGGGCCTGATACGGCGGGGACGACGCGGCTGCTGCGCGTCTCCGACGCCGTGGGCATACGCAATATTTCCGTGACGAAAAAGGCGTTCGACCTGATGCCGGTGTCCAGCCGCTATGGCGCGCGGATCATCGATGATGGTGGCCGTCGTGTCGGTTATGTGAATCTGCGCAGCTTCATTCATCCGGCGGATCAGCCGCTGCGCGATGCCTTCGCGATGTTCAAGGCGCAGGGTGTCACCGACATCATCCTGGATTTGCGCTATAATGGCGGGGGGCTTGTCTCAACGTCCGAACTGCTCGGTGATTTGCTCGGCGCCGACCGCGCTTCGACCGACATCTTCAGTCGCCTCAGCTTCCGCCCGGAAAAGAGCGCCGAGAATGAGACGAAATATTTCGCGGCGCAGAGCCAATCCGTGGCGCCGACCCGCATAGCCTTCATCGGCAGCGGCGCGACGGCATCGGCGAGCGAACTCATCATCAATGCCTTCATCCCCTATCTGGATGCGCGAGCCGCGCTGATCGGCGCCAATAGCTATGGCAAGCCGGTCGGGCAGATTGCCGTCGATCGCCCGGCTTGCGACGACCGGCTGCGCGTTGTGGCCTTTGCGACTCAGAATAGTGCGGGCAATGCCGACTATTATGGCGGCCTGGCCACGAGCATGAAGGCGACCTGCCAGGCTGTGGACGATATTCGCTATCCGCTGGGCGATCCGCGTGAGGCGTCTGTGCGGCAGGCGCTCGATTTCATCGCAGGGCGTAGCTGCACCCCGATCGGCAGCGCGTCCAGCGGAGCCAGCGCATCCACGGCGTCTGCGCGGGTGGGTGCGCCGGCCAGCGCCGCGCGCGTGCTGCTGGCCCCGGCACGGCCCAGCCCGGCCCAGAAAGAGGTTCCCGGTCTATTTTAA
- a CDS encoding NAD(P)/FAD-dependent oxidoreductase: MSYYDVLIVGAGHAGAQAAISLRQLGFDGTVAMIGDEKDPPYERPPLSKEYFAGDKSFDRILIRPASFWEERKVDMLLGRRVKSVDAVGRYVTAGDQEIGYGKLIWCTGGSPRMLTCTGADAVNVHAVRRRDDVDAMMAKIDSINHVTIIGGGYIGLEAAAVLSKFGKKVVLLEALDRVLARVAGEELSRFYEAEHRAHGVDLRTGARMDCIEVQDGKATAVLMADGERIATDMVIVGIGIIPETGPLIAAGAAGGNGVDVDEFCRTSLPDIYAVGDCAAHANRFAGGAQMRVESVQNANDQAKTAVAHIMGKGEAYDAVPWFWSNQYDLKLQTVGLSTGFDQTVLRGDPAARSFSIVYLKAGKVIALDCVNMVKDYVQGRAHVLAGAALDVAQLADASVPLKEVGLA; encoded by the coding sequence ATGAGCTATTATGACGTTCTGATCGTGGGCGCGGGTCATGCGGGCGCACAGGCCGCCATTTCGCTGCGTCAACTGGGCTTTGACGGCACGGTCGCGATGATCGGCGACGAGAAAGACCCGCCCTATGAACGTCCGCCCCTGTCCAAGGAATATTTCGCGGGCGACAAGAGCTTCGACCGCATCCTGATCCGCCCCGCCAGCTTCTGGGAAGAGCGCAAGGTCGACATGCTGCTGGGCCGGCGCGTGAAAAGCGTCGATGCGGTCGGCCGCTATGTGACCGCAGGCGATCAGGAAATCGGCTATGGCAAGCTGATCTGGTGTACCGGCGGTTCGCCCCGGATGCTGACCTGCACCGGCGCGGACGCGGTCAACGTCCATGCCGTGCGCCGCCGCGACGATGTCGACGCGATGATGGCGAAGATCGACAGCATCAATCATGTCACCATCATCGGCGGCGGCTATATCGGGCTGGAAGCGGCGGCGGTGCTGTCGAAATTCGGCAAGAAGGTCGTTCTGCTCGAAGCGCTGGACCGGGTGCTGGCGCGCGTGGCGGGCGAGGAACTGTCGCGCTTCTACGAAGCCGAGCATCGCGCCCATGGCGTCGACCTGCGCACCGGCGCGCGGATGGACTGCATCGAGGTGCAGGACGGAAAGGCCACAGCCGTCCTGATGGCTGACGGTGAGCGGATCGCGACCGACATGGTGATCGTGGGCATCGGCATCATCCCCGAAACCGGCCCGCTGATCGCGGCCGGCGCGGCGGGTGGCAATGGCGTCGATGTCGACGAATTTTGCCGCACCTCCCTGCCCGACATCTATGCCGTTGGCGATTGCGCGGCACACGCGAACCGCTTTGCCGGCGGCGCGCAGATGCGGGTCGAATCGGTGCAAAACGCCAACGATCAGGCCAAGACCGCCGTCGCCCACATCATGGGCAAGGGCGAAGCCTATGACGCGGTGCCATGGTTCTGGTCAAACCAATATGATTTGAAGCTCCAGACGGTGGGCCTGTCGACCGGCTTCGACCAGACGGTGCTGCGCGGCGATCCGGCCGCCCGCAGCTTCTCGATCGTCTATCTCAAGGCCGGCAAGGTGATCGCGCTCGATTGCGTCAACATGGTCAAGGACTATGTGCAGGGTCGCGCCCATGTGCTGGCCGGCGCCGCGCTGGACGTGGCGCAACTGGCCGATGCGAGCGTGCCGCTCAAGGAAGTCGGGCTGGCCTGA
- a CDS encoding 2'-5' RNA ligase family protein codes for MGVPIIVTALLGAADFAWADGLRRAHFPPGRNLVPAHLTLFHHLPPSALAEVAARLKRLCAGPPPAAWLVDVMLLGGAVAYRVDSPALLAMRDDLADAFAGLLTPQDQARPRLHITVQNKIAPEVAKGLAATLRQDFRPRPLAITGLAAWHYRGGPWELAMKAMFRG; via the coding sequence ATGGGGGTGCCGATCATCGTCACGGCGCTGTTGGGCGCGGCCGATTTCGCCTGGGCGGACGGGCTGCGCCGCGCCCATTTTCCGCCCGGCCGCAATCTGGTTCCGGCGCATCTGACCTTGTTCCACCACTTGCCGCCCTCGGCGCTGGCGGAAGTCGCCGCGCGGCTGAAGCGCCTGTGCGCGGGTCCGCCGCCGGCCGCGTGGCTGGTCGATGTGATGCTGCTGGGCGGGGCCGTCGCCTATCGTGTGGACAGCCCGGCCTTGCTGGCGATGCGCGACGATCTGGCCGACGCCTTTGCCGGCCTGCTGACCCCGCAGGATCAGGCGCGGCCCCGCCTGCACATCACCGTGCAGAACAAGATCGCGCCGGAGGTGGCGAAGGGGCTGGCGGCAACGTTACGGCAGGATTTCCGCCCGCGCCCGCTGGCGATCACGGGCCTTGCCGCCTGGCACTATCGCGGCGGGCCGTGGGAACTGGCGATGAAGGCGATGTTCCGGGGGTAG
- a CDS encoding sugar transporter, translating to MPAPRSFILIAILFLLWNLMGLASFMMQYLMDLNELAKTDPYTARIFAAMPGWLWLIFAVAVLVGTAGAIALLLRRRSAVPLFLLSLIAVVAQFGYTFLATDLIAVKGVVVATAFPIFIFIMAILQWRYATAQAGKGVLR from the coding sequence ATGCCGGCACCGCGATCCTTCATCCTCATCGCCATCCTGTTCCTGCTCTGGAACCTGATGGGACTGGCATCCTTCATGATGCAATATCTGATGGATTTGAACGAACTGGCCAAGACAGATCCCTATACGGCCAGGATTTTCGCGGCCATGCCGGGCTGGCTGTGGCTGATCTTCGCCGTCGCCGTGCTGGTCGGCACCGCCGGGGCGATCGCCCTGTTGCTGCGCCGGCGGTCCGCCGTGCCGCTATTCCTGCTGTCGCTGATCGCGGTGGTCGCCCAGTTCGGCTACACCTTCCTCGCTACCGACCTGATCGCGGTCAAGGGCGTGGTGGTGGCGACGGCCTTCCCGATCTTCATCTTCATCATGGCGATCCTGCAATGGCGCTATGCGACGGCGCAGGCCGGCAAGGGGGTATTGCGCTAA
- the mltG gene encoding endolytic transglycosylase MltG — protein MRRLGCVILLVGLLVAAFVAFRFVHGWSEQGPAAKDISITVPEGSTLSDAAVLLKQAGAVRSADAFLTRAKVFGGGKSIKAGEFIIPAGASNSDILSILQGGKTLTRLITIPEGMPSILVYERLMANDQLTGDIQIPEEGSVMPDSYAFDKGEPRAAVLKRMQGAMDKALTQLWAERAPNTIAKSPREAIILASIVEKETGVPAERPMVAGVYSNRLRTNMMLQADPTIIYPITRGKPLGRRIRKSEIAAVNDYNTYAMTGLPKGPIANPGRLSILAVLHPAQTKALYFVADGKGGHIFADTYQQHNENVRKWFEIRRARGEL, from the coding sequence ATGCGCCGCCTGGGCTGCGTCATTCTTCTGGTCGGCCTTCTCGTAGCCGCCTTCGTCGCCTTCCGTTTCGTCCACGGCTGGAGCGAGCAGGGGCCGGCGGCCAAGGACATCAGCATCACCGTGCCGGAGGGATCAACCCTGTCCGATGCCGCCGTCCTGCTGAAACAGGCGGGCGCGGTGCGCTCCGCCGACGCCTTCCTGACCCGTGCCAAGGTCTTTGGCGGCGGCAAGTCGATCAAGGCGGGGGAATTCATCATCCCCGCCGGCGCCAGCAACAGCGACATCCTCTCGATCCTGCAAGGCGGCAAGACGCTCACCCGTCTGATTACCATCCCCGAAGGGATGCCCTCCATCCTGGTCTATGAGCGGCTGATGGCCAACGACCAACTGACCGGCGACATACAGATACCCGAAGAGGGCAGCGTGATGCCGGACAGCTATGCCTTCGACAAGGGCGAGCCGCGCGCCGCCGTGCTGAAACGGATGCAGGGGGCGATGGACAAGGCATTGACCCAGCTTTGGGCCGAGCGCGCGCCGAACACGATCGCCAAATCCCCGCGTGAGGCGATCATCCTCGCCAGCATCGTCGAAAAGGAAACCGGTGTTCCGGCGGAGCGGCCAATGGTCGCGGGCGTCTATAGCAACCGCCTGCGTACCAACATGATGCTGCAAGCGGACCCGACGATCATCTACCCCATCACCAGGGGCAAGCCGCTGGGCCGGCGCATCCGCAAGTCGGAAATCGCCGCGGTCAACGACTATAACACCTATGCCATGACCGGCCTGCCCAAGGGACCGATCGCCAATCCGGGCCGACTCTCCATCCTGGCGGTGCTGCACCCGGCGCAGACCAAGGCGCTCTATTTCGTCGCCGATGGCAAGGGCGGGCATATCTTCGCCGACACCTATCAGCAGCATAATGAAAATGTGCGCAAATGGTTCGAAATTCGCCGCGCGCGCGGGGAGCTTTGA
- the fabF gene encoding beta-ketoacyl-ACP synthase II, giving the protein MRRVVVTGLGMVSPLGGNVETSWKNIIASKSGAATIQRFDASEYKCRIACEVKPKDHEYGYDPSLDVDHKIQRQVDPFIVYGISAASEALRDAGLDNMSEEERLRAGCSIGSGIGGLPGIESESLVLANKGPSRVSPHFVHGRLINLISGQVSIKYGLMGPNHAVVTACSTGAHSIGDAARMIAMDDADVMLAGGAESAICPIGIAGFAQARALSTGFNDTPERASRPYDVNRDGFVMGEGAGVVVLEEYEHAKKRGAKIYAEVIGYGLSGDAYHVTAPHPEGSGGFRSMQMALKKSGLSLEDIDYVNAHGTSTPLGDELELGAVKRLFGDNLSTMSMSSTKSAIGHLLGGAGAVESIFCILAMRDQIVPPTLNLDEPSESCKGVDLVPHVAKERKVRAVLNNSFGFGGTNASLIMKAI; this is encoded by the coding sequence ATGCGTCGTGTCGTCGTAACCGGCCTTGGCATGGTCAGCCCGCTGGGCGGGAATGTCGAAACCAGTTGGAAGAACATCATTGCGTCCAAATCGGGCGCGGCGACGATCCAGCGCTTCGACGCCAGCGAATATAAGTGCCGCATCGCGTGCGAAGTGAAGCCCAAAGACCATGAATATGGTTATGATCCCTCACTGGATGTCGATCACAAGATCCAGCGTCAGGTTGATCCCTTCATCGTCTATGGCATTTCCGCCGCCAGCGAAGCGCTGCGCGACGCGGGCCTCGACAATATGTCGGAAGAGGAACGGCTGCGCGCCGGCTGCTCGATCGGTTCGGGCATTGGCGGCCTGCCGGGCATCGAGAGCGAATCGCTGGTGCTGGCCAACAAGGGGCCGAGCCGCGTCAGCCCGCACTTCGTCCATGGCCGCCTCATCAACCTGATCTCCGGTCAGGTGTCGATCAAATATGGCCTGATGGGTCCGAACCATGCGGTCGTCACCGCCTGCTCGACCGGCGCCCATTCGATCGGCGACGCCGCGCGCATGATCGCGATGGACGATGCCGACGTGATGCTGGCGGGCGGCGCGGAAAGCGCGATCTGCCCGATCGGCATCGCTGGCTTCGCGCAGGCGCGCGCGCTGTCGACCGGCTTCAACGACACGCCGGAAAGGGCAAGCCGTCCCTATGACGTGAACCGCGACGGCTTCGTCATGGGCGAAGGCGCGGGCGTGGTCGTGCTGGAAGAATATGAACATGCGAAAAAGCGTGGCGCGAAAATCTATGCCGAAGTGATCGGCTATGGCCTGTCGGGCGACGCCTATCATGTCACTGCGCCGCACCCGGAAGGGTCGGGCGGTTTCCGCTCGATGCAGATGGCGCTCAAGAAATCGGGCCTCAGCCTTGAGGATATCGACTATGTGAACGCGCATGGCACATCGACCCCGCTGGGCGACGAACTGGAACTGGGCGCGGTCAAGCGGCTGTTCGGCGATAATCTGTCGACCATGTCGATGTCGTCCACCAAGTCGGCCATCGGCCATCTGCTGGGCGGCGCGGGCGCGGTGGAAAGCATCTTCTGCATCCTCGCCATGCGTGACCAGATCGTGCCCCCGACGCTGAACCTCGATGAACCGAGCGAAAGCTGCAAGGGCGTCGACCTAGTCCCGCATGTCGCCAAGGAACGCAAGGTGCGCGCGGTGCTGAACAACTCGTTCGGCTTCGGCGGCACCAACGCCTCGCTCATCATGAAGGCGATCTGA
- a CDS encoding acyl carrier protein codes for MSETADRVKKIVVEHLGVEAEKVTEDASFIDDLGADSLDIVELVMAFEEEFGVEIPDDAAEKIATVKDAIDYIDSKQ; via the coding sequence ATGAGTGAGACCGCGGATCGCGTAAAGAAAATCGTCGTCGAGCATCTGGGCGTCGAAGCCGAGAAGGTGACCGAGGACGCCAGCTTCATCGACGATCTGGGCGCAGACAGCCTGGACATCGTTGAACTGGTGATGGCGTTCGAAGAAGAATTCGGCGTCGAAATCCCCGACGACGCTGCCGAGAAGATCGCCACCGTCAAGGACGCGATCGACTATATCGACAGCAAGCAGTAA
- a CDS encoding glycosyltransferase family 87 protein — translation MAPLPFLDSFVTRARIRLAAIAVLATTIIGLLTLFATAHGTVDSLGRPLGTDFSNVWTAGWMADHGRAPEAWNWSAQHEVQKQVHHDPKIPFFPWPYPPPFLIVATMLAQLPYVAALLVWQGVTLLLALSLVRRILPNDRDALWVALGAPVTLVCLGHGQNAFLTASLLGAGMLLIDRRPWIAGMLLGALVYKPQFAVLIPVLVLARGNGRAFLSAGLTVAALCLLTLAIWGWPVWRAFLDSLPPTQHIIIEAGAPGWEKIQSPFAAIRQWGGSIPLAYGVQGIVTIIAVIVAALAARRGTMDMRGAAALSAALLCTPYVLDYDYVLLGVASAYFVADALKRGWLPGERCWLVYVWFIPGFGRALSDYSAIPFNLIATLGFMALVVRRLATARLAARALPPINLVLA, via the coding sequence ATGGCGCCCCTCCCCTTTCTCGACTCCTTCGTCACCCGCGCGCGCATCCGCCTGGCCGCCATCGCGGTGCTGGCGACGACCATCATCGGCCTTCTCACCCTGTTCGCGACGGCCCATGGCACCGTGGATTCGCTCGGCCGGCCACTGGGCACCGACTTTTCCAACGTATGGACCGCCGGCTGGATGGCCGACCATGGCCGCGCGCCGGAGGCGTGGAACTGGTCTGCCCAGCATGAGGTGCAGAAGCAGGTGCATCACGACCCGAAGATTCCCTTTTTCCCCTGGCCCTATCCGCCGCCTTTCCTGATCGTCGCGACAATGCTGGCGCAACTCCCCTATGTCGCCGCCCTGCTGGTCTGGCAGGGGGTGACGCTGCTGCTGGCCCTGTCCCTTGTGCGGCGCATCCTGCCGAATGATCGCGACGCGCTATGGGTGGCGCTGGGCGCGCCGGTGACGCTGGTATGCCTGGGCCATGGCCAGAATGCCTTCCTGACCGCCAGCCTGCTGGGCGCGGGCATGTTGCTGATCGACCGGCGACCATGGATTGCGGGGATGCTGCTGGGCGCGCTGGTCTACAAACCGCAATTTGCCGTGCTGATCCCGGTGCTGGTCCTGGCGCGGGGCAACGGGCGTGCTTTCCTGTCGGCCGGGCTGACGGTCGCGGCGCTGTGCCTGCTGACGCTGGCGATCTGGGGCTGGCCGGTGTGGCGGGCCTTCCTCGATTCCCTGCCACCGACGCAGCATATCATCATCGAGGCAGGCGCGCCCGGCTGGGAGAAGATCCAGAGTCCCTTCGCCGCCATCCGCCAATGGGGCGGGTCGATTCCCCTCGCCTATGGCGTGCAGGGCATCGTCACCATCATCGCCGTGATCGTGGCGGCGCTGGCGGCCCGGCGCGGAACAATGGACATGCGCGGCGCGGCGGCGCTCAGCGCGGCGTTACTCTGCACCCCCTATGTGCTGGACTATGACTATGTGCTGCTGGGCGTCGCCAGCGCCTATTTCGTCGCGGACGCACTGAAGCGCGGCTGGTTGCCCGGCGAACGATGCTGGCTGGTCTATGTCTGGTTCATTCCGGGCTTTGGCCGTGCCCTGTCGGACTATAGCGCAATCCCGTTCAATCTGATCGCCACCCTTGGCTTCATGGCGCTGGTCGTCCGGCGGCTGGCCACGGCCCGGCTCGCCGCGCGCGCCTTACCCCCGATTAACCTTGTTTTAGCGTGA
- a CDS encoding phosphatase PAP2 family protein, translating into MQQTHPTPNRHPNGRDDAAWLLLGLTGALIVPLQLVDPFAWSIPGLIAPCGFALLLGALAFLYARHRPDPKIFAMLTGLQGMLLFSAIGASLSYMIAARTGPLWDARLAEWDRAMGMDWPGWLHWMNAHPLFATALSLAYRTLIPQMIALILVLGLCGRLAALRIVMQAAMIAGLTIILLSGLMPAASTYVYYDLKPADFANLHPAAAFIHMPDFTGLRDGTLRVLALDRMAGLISFPSYHGALAVIFCWGFSRATVAAIRHAGMVIALLTLIATPVDGGHYFSDVIAGVLVAVISLAIARRTIHLTIRLRPAIRAGASLAPAT; encoded by the coding sequence ATGCAGCAGACGCATCCGACCCCGAACCGGCACCCGAACGGGCGTGACGATGCGGCCTGGCTGTTGCTGGGCCTGACCGGCGCCCTGATCGTGCCGCTGCAACTGGTCGATCCCTTTGCCTGGTCGATCCCCGGCCTGATCGCGCCATGCGGCTTCGCGCTGCTTCTTGGCGCGCTCGCCTTCCTCTACGCCCGCCATCGGCCCGACCCGAAAATCTTCGCGATGCTCACCGGATTGCAGGGGATGCTGCTGTTCAGCGCCATCGGGGCGTCCCTGTCCTACATGATCGCAGCCCGAACCGGCCCCTTGTGGGACGCGCGGCTGGCGGAATGGGACCGGGCGATGGGCATGGACTGGCCGGGCTGGCTGCACTGGATGAACGCACATCCCCTGTTCGCCACGGCGCTCAGCCTCGCCTATCGCACGCTGATTCCCCAGATGATCGCGCTGATTCTGGTGCTGGGCCTGTGCGGCCGGCTGGCGGCCCTGCGCATCGTCATGCAGGCGGCAATGATCGCCGGGCTGACGATCATCCTGCTGTCGGGGCTGATGCCCGCCGCGTCCACCTATGTCTATTACGACCTGAAGCCCGCCGATTTCGCCAATCTGCATCCCGCCGCCGCCTTCATCCACATGCCGGATTTCACCGGGCTGCGCGATGGCACGCTGCGTGTTCTGGCACTGGACCGGATGGCGGGGCTCATCAGCTTCCCCAGCTATCATGGCGCGCTGGCGGTCATTTTCTGCTGGGGATTTTCGCGTGCGACCGTTGCGGCGATCCGCCATGCCGGTATGGTGATCGCCCTGCTCACCCTGATCGCCACGCCGGTCGATGGCGGCCATTATTTCAGCGACGTGATCGCCGGAGTCCTGGTGGCTGTCATCAGCCTGGCGATTGCGCGCCGAACCATCCATCTGACGATCCGGCTGCGTCCCGCGATCAGGGCCGGCGCCAGCCTGGCGCCGGCAACCTGA
- the fabG gene encoding 3-oxoacyl-[acyl-carrier-protein] reductase → MFDLTGMTALVTGASGGIGSEIARALAARGATLALSGSNADKLKAFAAELGGDHKTLVCNLSDPASVDALVPQAIEALGGKIDILVNNAGITRDNLILRMKDEEWSQVISVNLEAAFRLIRAAAKPMMKARFGRIISITSVVGVTGNPGQANYCASKAGIIGMSKSLGQELASRGITVNCVAPGFIRSAMTDALNDAQKGAILSKIPAGDLGSGDDIGAAVVYLASREAGYVTGQTLHVNGGMAMI, encoded by the coding sequence ATGTTCGACCTTACAGGAATGACCGCGCTGGTAACGGGCGCTTCGGGGGGTATCGGGTCCGAAATCGCGCGCGCGCTGGCGGCGCGGGGCGCGACGCTGGCGCTGTCGGGCAGCAATGCAGACAAGCTCAAGGCCTTTGCCGCCGAACTGGGGGGCGACCATAAGACGCTGGTCTGCAACCTCAGCGATCCGGCCTCGGTCGATGCGCTGGTGCCGCAGGCAATCGAGGCGCTGGGCGGCAAGATCGACATCCTCGTCAACAATGCCGGCATCACCCGCGACAATCTGATCCTGCGAATGAAGGATGAGGAATGGTCGCAGGTCATTTCGGTCAATCTGGAGGCCGCTTTCCGCCTGATCCGCGCCGCCGCCAAGCCGATGATGAAGGCGCGCTTCGGCCGCATCATCTCCATCACGTCGGTCGTGGGCGTCACCGGCAATCCCGGCCAGGCCAATTATTGCGCGTCGAAGGCGGGCATTATCGGCATGTCCAAGTCGCTGGGTCAGGAACTGGCGAGCCGCGGCATTACCGTGAACTGCGTTGCGCCCGGCTTCATCCGTTCGGCCATGACCGATGCGCTCAATGATGCGCAGAAGGGCGCGATCCTGTCCAAAATTCCCGCTGGCGACCTGGGCAGCGGCGACGATATCGGCGCGGCGGTTGTCTATCTGGCGAGCCGGGAGGCGGGGTATGTCACCGGCCAGACGTTGCATGTGAATGGCGGCATGGCGATGATCTGA
- the fabD gene encoding ACP S-malonyltransferase, translating to MRAFLFPGQGSQSVGMGKALADASPAARELFQEVDDALSQHLFRLMAEGPESDLTLTENAQPAIMANAIATLRVMQKEGGFSLSDKGDYVAGHSLGEYSALCAAQAFDIGTTSRLLKLRGQAMQAAVPVGEGAMAALLGADIDKAQALADAAAQGEVCAVANDNDPSQVVISGHKGAIDRAVAMVKDHGIKRGVLLPVSAPFHCELMQPAADAMAQALAGAALSAPLLPVYANVLAAPIADAQEIRARLVEQVTGRVRWRESVAAMWDAGVTEFVELGGKVLGPMVKRIAPDATVRSIMTMDDIEAALAAF from the coding sequence ATGCGGGCATTTCTCTTTCCGGGGCAGGGCAGCCAGTCGGTGGGCATGGGCAAGGCGCTGGCCGACGCCAGCCCGGCGGCCAGGGAGCTGTTTCAGGAAGTGGATGACGCCCTGTCGCAACATTTGTTCCGGCTGATGGCGGAGGGGCCGGAAAGCGACCTGACCCTGACCGAAAACGCCCAGCCCGCGATCATGGCCAACGCCATCGCCACGCTGCGCGTAATGCAGAAGGAAGGCGGTTTTTCGCTGAGCGACAAGGGCGATTATGTCGCCGGCCACAGCCTGGGCGAATATAGTGCGCTCTGCGCCGCGCAAGCGTTCGACATCGGCACCACATCGCGTTTGCTGAAGCTGCGCGGTCAGGCGATGCAGGCGGCGGTGCCGGTGGGCGAGGGCGCGATGGCGGCGCTGCTGGGCGCGGATATCGACAAGGCGCAGGCGCTGGCCGATGCCGCGGCGCAGGGCGAAGTGTGCGCTGTCGCCAACGATAATGACCCGTCGCAGGTCGTGATCTCCGGCCATAAGGGCGCGATCGATCGCGCGGTCGCCATGGTCAAGGATCATGGTATCAAGCGCGGCGTGCTGTTGCCGGTGTCGGCGCCCTTCCATTGCGAACTGATGCAACCCGCCGCCGATGCGATGGCGCAGGCGCTGGCCGGCGCCGCCCTGTCCGCGCCGCTGCTGCCGGTCTACGCCAATGTGCTGGCCGCTCCGATCGCCGACGCGCAGGAGATCAGGGCGCGGCTGGTCGAGCAGGTGACGGGCCGGGTGCGCTGGCGCGAATCCGTCGCGGCGATGTGGGACGCGGGCGTGACCGAATTCGTCGAACTGGGCGGCAAGGTGCTTGGCCCCATGGTCAAGCGCATCGCCCCGGACGCCACCGTGCGCAGCATTATGACGATGGACGATATCGAAGCGGCGCTGGCCGCGTTTTAA